GACCGGCTGCTGCACAACGCCCACCGCCTGCCCATGAAAGGCGCGTCCATGCGCCAGACCACAACCACCAACAAGGAGGCCGATCAATGAGCCCCTGGGAACCCGGCCTGTCGCGCAACACGCGCTTCCACCTGCGCCTCGGTGAGCGCCGCACCACCGTCATCCTGGATACACTGCTATCCAGCTACCTCGCCATCCGCCTGGGCCTCGAGCCCGAGACACCCCTGGCGCATCAGGCCGTGCGGCGCTGGCTACAGCACCGCCTCGATGAGCACAACGACCCCGGCCGCGTCGCCGTCAGCCAGTGGCTCCAGCGCGAGGTCCTCACCGTCGTGGCGGATACAAAACTATCCACCCACTACGCCAACTGGCTCCTCGACGGCACGCCTCCACCACCGGTCGCGCTTGACCCATCGTGACCGATCACGCTCAATGAACACGGCCCAGCGCACACCGCGCCGCGAACCGGTCACGAACAGCGGAATCAGCGGTCACGTTCACCGGAATACGCAGGGGTCACGGAAGAGGTTGATACCGATGGTCATTCCAGTATGGCCGTCCCGAGGCTGATCACGGTACGTGCCGAATAGCCGATCCCACCAAGGTAGGTTGAAGCCGAAGTTGGAGTTGGTCTCGTTCGGGTGCCAGGAGTGATGCACGCGATGCATCTCTGGGGTGACGACGACCCAGCGCAGCAGGCGATCAAAGGTACGGGGCAAGCGTACGTTCCCGTGATTAAACATCGAGGTGGCGTTAAGCAGTACCTCGAAGACAAGCACGGCGATGGCTGGGGCGCCTAGAATGATGATCACCCCCGCCTTAATGAACATGGAAAGCAGGATCTCGATGGGGTGAAACCGCAGCCCGGTTGTTACATCGAAATCGAGATCCGCATGGTGCATGCGGTGCAGCCGCCAGAGCATGGGGACGGCATGGAACAGTACATGTTGTGCCCAGATAGCGAAGTCGAGCACGATCACGCAGATCAAAACCAGCAGCCAGTAGGGCAATTCGATCAGGCGCAGCAACCCCCAGCCCTGGGCCTCTGCGAACAACGCTGTGCCGACGGCTGCTGCAGGAAAGATTACGCGCACCACGGCCGCGTCGACCAAAACAATGCCCAGGTTGTTGAGCCATCGGTAGCCGCGCTTCACGCTCCACTCCCGCCGCGGTGCGCATACCTCCCAAAGCGCCATCAGAACGAACACACCGGTAAACGCACCCATGCGCACGAGCGGTTCTTGCACGAGCAAAAAGTCCATAAGCCGTCCCCTTACCTAGTGCTCTGCTGTTCGGAGTTGCCGCGCTGCCATCGCGATCGCCGGTGTCCAAGCCAAGCGCAGACCGTCGTGGAGGCGCTCGGTGTCATAAAGGGGGCGATGATGATCAAGCTGACCATGGCGCTTGCTTCTGGTATATTCAATTGATGAATTGAAGAATCATTCCAGGAGTCACCAATGTCAAGCGAGCGTCCTGCCAGTGACCCACCGAACGAGGCGTGCCAGTCCGGCTATCGCCAGGAAGTGTTCGACACGCTCTCCCAGGTCGGTCGGGCGCTGGGCAATGGCAACCGGCTGGAACTGCTGGAACGCCTGGCGCAGACGGAGGCATCGGTGGAGGTGTTGGCGCACGGCACCGGTCTCTCCGTTGCCAACGCCTCCCAGCATCTGCAGCACCTGCGCCGGGCGGGCCTGGTGACAACGCGCCGGGAAGGGCGTCAAGTCGTCTACCGTCTGACCGATACCCGCATCATCACGCTAATGACACTCATGCGCGAGATCGCCGAGACCAACCTCGCCGAGATGGAGCGACTTGTCGGCAAACTCTTTGCAGGAGACGACGCCGGTGGTGCCCTGGAGCCGATGTCCCGGCATGCGTTGCGGGCGGCACTCGACAGCGGCGAAGTGACCTTGCTCGACGTTCGCCCGGAGGAGGAGTACCAGGCGGGTCACCTGCCGAACGCGATCAACGTGCCCATCGAGAAGCTCGAGCAGATGCTGGAACGCCTCCCCCCGGATCAAGAAATCGTTGCCTACTGCCGCGGCCCCTACTGCGTTCTGTCGCATGAGGCCGTGCAACTCCTCCGGCGCAAGGGCTTCCGCGTGCGCCGCTATGAAGAGGGATACCCGGAGTGGAAGGCGGCAGGGCTGCCTGTTGACTAGATGCGGTCACAGAGTCCGGAGACCTGAAGCACAGGGCTGCGGATTCCACGCATCGATTGTCAGTCAGCGTTGCTGGTATGGGAATCGAACAAGCAGCCTGCTCCAACTGTTGGAGAGCAGTTGCGCTTCACAGGTAGATGATCACGATGCGTGAGAACCGGCTTTCATGCGAAGAGCTGGCTGAGAAGCTCTTCGCTTATCTGGATGCGGACCTGGATGAGACCACCAGCGCCCAAATCCAACGTCACCTGGAGACGTGCGACGCATGCCGGAGCCGAGTGGAATTCGAGAAGCGCCTGCGCACCAGGGTTCAGGAATCTGGAACCCAGCAAGCACCGAGACAACTGCATCGACGTATCAAGAAGATTCTTGATCGCCATTGACGGCAATCTGAGGCGCTCACGCGGAGTCCCTGGAAATATCCGCCACGACCAGGACAAAGGCGCCCGTGCGGAGCCACTGCGGCCACACGGGCTCCGCGCACTGCGCGAGTCGCCCGCCACCCGGTAGGTGAACGGCGGTCCGCACATGGACATTCTTAACGGGGAGGCCTTCGAACAGCTCGGCAGCTTCGGCCGTCGTGTGCCAATGCGCACCCTGGTAACTACCACTGCCGCCGTTCCGGCCCTTCCGGAACCAGAGAACGCTGCGGCGATTCAGCAGGCCCATCGCCACCCGTCGACGCGCAACGCGCACCAGTTCTTGCACAGCAGCGCGTTCTTCCTCAACGAAACAAAGCGCTGCGATCGAAACGACGAGATCAAAGCTGGCGGCTGCATACGGTAAGGAACGTGCGTCGGCGAGGACGTAGGACGCGCTGGCGGTCTCCCTGCGACGCGCATACGCGACCATGTCTGGGCTGATGTCGACGCCGGTCGTCGGCCCTCCGATCGCTGAGGCAAGAGCGCGTGTGAAGTAACCCGTGCCGCAGCCAACATCGAGTAGGGATTCGCCTGGGTGAGGTTGCAACCCTCTCAGAAGCAACTCGACCTCGCGCTGCGCGATCCATTGGCCTCGGGGGGTTTCGTACCACTGATTGTAGGTCTCTGCATCCACCACGCCTGACCCGGGTTATCGAGAAGAATGGAAGCAACCTGAATACCCGGACGCTGCTTGGCACAGGGAACCGGCGCCCCTTGGACGCCCTGAACTGAGCAAACGTGCGCACCCACCGCACCCGTTTTTCTCTCTAACAGGGTAACCGGTCTGGCCCATCAGGTGACGCAAGGATGCGGGAAGGCAGCCCATTGACGACCCCACATCGCTGCATTATTCTATTTTCCAATAGAACGTCGAGAGACAGAGGACTCAATACAGTCCTCACACCTCGCTACAGAACCACGTGGGATTTCCCCATGCTCGTGCGAACCGACGCGATCACAGGAGAGTAAGCATGACGATTGATGTTTCCGCACAGGATTTCGAGCAGAACGTACTTGGGAACGACAAGCCGGTACTGGTGGACTTCTGGGCGCCCTGGTGCGGCCCCTGCAAGATGGTCGCGCCCATCCTGGACGCCCTCGAGCAGGGCATGGGCGACCGCCTGACCGTGGCGAAGGTGAATGTGGACGACAACCAGGAGTTGGCGGGCCAATACGGAGTGCGGGGGATCCCCACCCTGATGCTCTTCGACAACGGTGACCTGATTGCCCAGCAGACGGGCGTCATGAACCAGGCTCAGATCACCGAATGGCTGAACAAGCATCTGAGTCTGGGCGCCGCTAGCTAAGGCAACGCCGGAGCCGGTTTACGCCAACATATGTCCGCGAGGTCCACCATGAGCGAGGCAAGACACCAGAAACTCCTGATCCTGGGCTCGGGCCCGGCCGGTTACACCGCGGCGGTGTATGCGGCACGCGCCAACCTGCAGCCCGTGCTGGTCACCGGCATGGAAATGGGCGGGCAGCTCACCACCACCACCGACGTGGACAACTGGCCCGGCGATGTGGAAGGCCTGCAGGGGCCGGATCTCATGGAGCGCATGAAGGCCCACGCCGAGCGCTTCGGCACCGAGATCATCTTCGACCATATCCACACCGTGGAACTCGGTGAGCGCCCCTACCGCCTCAGCGGCGACATGGGCAGCTACACCTGCGACGCGCTGATCATCGCCACCGGTGCCAGCGCCCAGTACCTGGGTCTGGAATCGGAGAGCACCTTTGCAGGCAAAGGGGTGTCCGCCTGCGCCACCTGCGACGGTTTCTTCTACCGCAAGCAGAAGGTCGCGGTGATCGGCGGCGGCAACACCGCCGTGGAGGAGGCGCTGTACCTGTCCAACATCGCCGACCACGTCACCCTGGTTCACCGGCGGGACAGCCTGCGGGCGGAGAAGATCCTCCAGGACAAGCTCATTGCGAAGGTCGCCGCGGGGCAGATCAGCATTCAGTGGAACCACACCCTGGACGACATCCTGGGCGACGACTCGGGGGTGACGGGAGCGCGGCTGAAATCCACCGGCAGCGGCGAGACCACGGATATTGATGTGGCCGGCGTGTTCATCGCCATCGGTCACAAGCCGAATACGGGAATCTTCCAGGGGCAGCTGGACATGCAGAACGGCTACATTCGCGTCAAAAGCGGCCTGGACGGCGACGCCACCGCCACCAGCGTGCCCGGCGTGTTCGCCGCCGGCGATGTCATGGACCACGTCTACCGCCAGGCGGTGACCTCCGCCGGCACCGGCTGCATGGCCGCCCTGGACGCCGAGCGTTACCTGGACGGCCTGGCGCATGAGCCAGCCGACGCATCCGCGGCGAGCCTGGAAGTTACGGCGTGACGCCCAGTGCCACCGGAGGTATGCCATGTGCGAACTGCTCGGCATGAGTGCGCGCTACCCCAGCGCTCTCGACACATCCCTGGAGTTGTTCCGGCCGCGTGGGGGGCAGGTCGGCCCCCATGCGGACGGCTGGGGGCTGGCCTTCTTCGAAGGGCGTACGGCGCGCATCTATAAGGAGCCAATCCCGGCCTCAGAGAGCCAGTGTCTGGAGTTTCTCCAAGGGTATGGACTGCAGAGTGACACGGTGATTGCGCACATCCGCAAGGCGAATCCCCCCGGTGTCGGCCGTGCTTACGCGAACACGCACCCGTTCGAGCGCGAGGCTGAGGGCCGTTCCTGGGTGTTCGCGCATAACGGCGTCCTGCCCGGAATTCAGGAGTATGCGCCGGGACGGTACCTGCCCATGGGTGACTCGGACTCGGAGTGGGCCTTCTGTCTCCTCATGGAGGCCATTCACGACTGCATTACGCATACCGGGCGGCTGGGGAACATTGACCAGACCCTGCGCTGCCTGGAGCCGGTCATCTCCGGGATCAACGCGCTGGATGAATTCAACTTCCTTTTGGGCAACGGTGAGCATCTGTTCGTGCACGCGCACTCGGAGCTGCACATGCTCAGCCGCCACTGCCGGATCAACGGCTGTGATCAGCAGGTACGCCTGATCGCAACCAAACCCTTGAGCGACGAGCCGTGGCAGTGCCTTTTGCCGAACACCCTGCTGGTGCTCAGGGCGGGCGAGGTGGTTCGGGAACGACAAACACACGGCGCACCGTCTGCAGAAGCCTGGCAGCGCCGACGGGATCAGGAACACCAGTTGCTGGCCTATCAACGCGAGCAGGGAGCCGTGCCCCACCACGGCTCCCGGGACCAAATGCGCACACCCTCAACGTAACGGAGGTCGCCATGTATAAGGACTGGACTAATAACGCGAATGAACTCTCTAAGCTACTCGGCGAGGTCCAAAAAGGGATCCCTCAAGTCGCCAAAGGATTCTCCAGTCTCGCCCGCGCCGCCACTGCCGATGGGGCACTGTCACCGGCGCAGAAGGAACTGATGGCAATCGCCATCAGCGTCGCGGTGCGCTGCGAGGGCTGCATCACGTTCCATGCCAAGGCTGCGGTCAAGCACGGCGCGTCACGAGAGGAACTGCTTGAGACCATCGGCGTGGGCACCTACATGGGCGGCGGCCCGTCCCATGTTTATGGCGCCCAGGCCCTGGACGCCTTCGACCAGTTTGCAGCCGCCTGAAGGAGGCACCGTGAGCACAACAACCGTCCCACGCGAGAAGACCAACGTCGCCATCCTGGCGTCCAGTCAGGCGCTGTTCCTGATCGCTGCCATCACCGTCATGACCCTCAGTGGCGTGGTCGGCCAGCAGCTCACCCCGGATCCGGCCCTGGCCACTTTGCCTGTGGCCCTTATGCAGGTGGGCACGCTGCTCGCCACCTTCCCGGCGTCGATGCTCATGAAGCGCATCGGCCGGCGGCCGGGGTTCCTCATCGGCACAACGGTGGGTGGTGCTGCTGGCGGCGGGCTCGCCGCCATCGGCGTGGCGCAGGAGAGCTTCTTGCTGTTCAGCCTGGGCAATCTGCTGCTGGGCATCTACCAGGCCTTCGCCATGTACTACCGCTTCGCCGCGGCGGACTGCGCCAGTGACACCTTCCGCAGCAAGGCGATCTCGCTGGTGATGGCCGGTGGCGTGCTGGCCGCCATTTTCGGCCCCTGGAACGCCAATTACGGGCAAGCACTGTGGGGTGCTCACCCCGAGGCGGGTCCGTACCTGATCGTCATGGCCCTGGCGGTTGTGGCCACGGTTCTGATTGGGCTTCTGCAGGTTCCTGCCGCCAGCGAGCCGGGTGGGGCCAAGCCGCAACGCGGGCTGCCCGAGATCGTCACCCAGTCGAAATTCGTGGTTGCCCTGCTGGCCGCGGCCATCGGTTACGCAGTCATGATCCTGGTGATGACCGCGACCCCTCTGGCCATGCGCCAGAGCGGCTTCGAGATGGGGCAGGCCGCCTTCGTCATGCAGTGGCACGTGCTGGGCATGTTTGCGCCGTCGTTCTTTACCGGCTCGCTCATCGCCCGTTTCGGGGTGCTCAACATCCTGCTCACGGGCGGCGTGATCCTGCTGCTGAGTGTGGCCGTCGCCGTCAGCGGTGACACATTGCCCCAGTACTGGGCCGCCCTGGTGCTACTGGGGGTGGGTTGGAACTTCCTGTTCATTGGCGGCAGCACACTTCTGACGGAAACACACACCGCCGAGGAACGGGGCAAGGTCCAGGGCATGAACGATCTGGTGGTGTTCGGACTGGTGGCGCTTGGCTCGTTGATGGCCGGCGCTCTGCTTCACCACCTGGGCTGGGTCGGACTGAACCTGACAGTGCTGCCGTTCATCGCAGTGACACTACTGGCCACGGCCTGGCTGCGTTTCGGTACGCCCAAGCGCGCCGAGTCGCTTGAGACCAAAACCTGATTTCGATGCAACAGATGGAGGGATAATCCCATGCATTACCTGATCATCCTCAATGATCCGCCCTATGGCACCGAACGCTGCTACAACGGGCTGCGCCTCGCGCACACCCTGATCAAGCAGGACAAGGGCAACCAGGTGGACGTGTTCCTGATGGCGGACGCGGTCGCCGGGGCCAAGCACGGCCAGAAGACACCGGACGGCTTTTACAATGTGGAGCGCATGCTGCGCCGCGTGCTTGCCGGTGACCGCGGCCGCATTCTCCTGTGCGGCACCTGCATGGACGCCCGCGGGATAACGGATGATGATGTCATGGACGGGTCCCGACGCAGTACCATGGATGAACTGGGGCAGATCACCACGGACGCGGACAAAGTCCTGGTGTTCTAACTGTCTCGTCATGGCAGCCATTGCGTGACCGTCAACGAGGAAGCTCCGTGCAAGAGACCGCAAGCAAGCGACAGCTACTCCAGCATCTGGCCACCGCGGCAAAAGGCCTGGGCCACGAATACCGGCTGGAGCTCCTGGAGCTGGTGGCCCAGGGTGAGCGCAGCGTCGAGGCGCTCACCCATCTCACCGGGCTGCCTCTGGGGACGGTGTCCCAACACCTCCAGCAGCTCCGCCGCGCCGGCCTGGTGACGACGCGCAAGGAAGGAAAGTACGTCTACTACTCTCTGTCCGATGATCGTGTCCTGGCTCTGCTCAATGCGCTGCGGGAGGTGGCCGAGGCGAACATCGCGGAGATGAAACACCTGCTCAGCGCCTATTACCGGGATGAACCCGCCCTGGAGCCGGTGCATGCCGACAACCTGCTCGCCCGCCTGCGGGATGACTCGGTCACCCTGCTGGACGTGCGCCCGCCGGAGGAGTTCGAGGCCGGCCACATCCCCGGGGCGCTGAACATCCCCATCGAGGAACTGGAGCAGCGCCTGGGCGAACTCGACCAGGGCCGGGAAGTTTTCGCCTACTGCCGCGGGCCTTACTGCGCCCTGTCCGTGGAGGCGGTGCGGCTGCTACAGAGCCACGGCGTGCGGGCGGTACGGCTGCAAGAGGGGTATCCGGAATGGAAGCTCGGTATCACTGATGCCCAGGGCTCCTGGGACTGACAAGCACCTTTCCGGAAGAGGCGCATATGAGCGGGCCTGTCTACCTGGATCACAACGCCACCACGCCAGTGGCGCCTGCGGTGGCCGACGCGATGGCAGAGGCATTACATTGTCTCTACGGCAATCCATCATCGGCGTACGCGCCGGGCCGTGAGGCGGCCCGACGCGTCGGCGTTGCCCGGCAGCAGGTGGCTGACCTGGTGGGTGCATCGCCGAAGGAGCTGATCTTCACCGGCTGTGCCACCGAAGCCAACAACCTGGCGCTGCTGGGAGTAGCAGCCACCCGAGCCACACCGGGCCACTTGGTGATCAGTGCGGTGGAACATCCTGCCGTTGCTGAACCGGCCCGGCACCTGGAGAGCCAGGGGTGGCGGCTGACCGTCGTTTCTGTCGACAGCCGCGGGCAGATCTCTGCAGATGATGTAGTGGCAGCGGTCGCTGAGGACACCGTTCTGGTGTCCATCATGCTCGCCAACAACGAGGTCGGCACCCTGCAGCCGGTGCGCGAAATCGCGGGCCGGCTGCAGGGTCGCGGCGTACTAATGCATACGGATGCGGCCCAGGCCGTGGGCAAAATCCCCGTGCAGGTCGATGAGCTGGGCGTGGACTTCCTCACCCTGGCGGGGCACAAGTTCAGGGCAAGCAAGGGCGTGGGTGCCCTGTACGTCCGCACTGGGGCCCCAGTCCAGCGCATTCTCCACGGTGCCGGTCACGAGCAAGGCCTGCGCCCCGGCACGGAGAACGTGCCAGCCATCATTGGCCTGGGTGTTGCCGCGGAGCTTGCCGGGGAGCATCTGGCCAGTTCCCCGAATCGTCTCCAGGAGCGGCGAGACACGCTTCACCGCATGCTTGCCACGGGTGTGGCCGACCTGGCCCTGAACGGCCACCCTGACCAGCGTCTGCCCAATACCTTGAATGTCTCTTTCCCAGGCGTCACCGGCCAGGCACTTCTTGAGACCGTGGGCGATACGGTTTTCGCCTCCGTGGGATCAGCGTGTCATTCCGGCACTTCCGCCCCCAGTGGGGTACTAGGGGCCATGGGGCTGGATACGGCACGGGCAAGCGGCGCAGTGCGTCTCTCGGTGGGCTGGGACACCGCCGAGAACGAGCTGCAATGTGCGGCGGAAGCACTGGTTCGTGCCTGGCAGACACAACAGAGGTCCGAGAAAGGATCGGCATCCATTTACTGAGTCACTGCACTCGCCACTCACCACTCGTCGGCCGGCTGCATTGAGGAATGACGGACTGAACCGCATCTCGGGGTCGAGAGCCTCATCGTGTTAGCGACCCGGCCTGTAAAACCAGCAACGGGTCAAAGTGCCATGGTTCGATTCACCTCCACCGCCAAGGGCAATTCAGAGGTGTAAGTGCCGTTAATTTCCCGTACCCGAGAACCATGGCACTAAGGAAGCAAGTAACGAACTGACCTCCAAAGCGGCCATTGGGCCACTCGGGTCGCACTGACCGCTTCGGGTCGAATAGCACCATCATGCGTCTCATGGGCTGTCGGTCGATGTCGGGCGGGAACCGGCCTACCCAACCTGAGCATCCGCGAGTGATTCGGGTGTTGGGCGCTTCAGTCCTGCCGCCGTGCCTCGAACTCCAGGATGATATCCACCTCGTCACCCACCAGTTCGTCCTCCAGCGCGTAGGTCATGCCGTATTCGCTGCGCTTGATGGTGCCGCGCAGGGAGGCGCCGAGCACATAGGGCGGGCTGGAGAGAATACCGCCGCCGATGGGGTATTCCTCGATACGATTGATGGTGATGTCGAGTTCGATGTCGCGGGTGGTCCCGAGCAGCGTGAAC
The DNA window shown above is from Aquisalimonas sp. 2447 and carries:
- a CDS encoding sterol desaturase family protein translates to MDFLLVQEPLVRMGAFTGVFVLMALWEVCAPRREWSVKRGYRWLNNLGIVLVDAAVVRVIFPAAAVGTALFAEAQGWGLLRLIELPYWLLVLICVIVLDFAIWAQHVLFHAVPMLWRLHRMHHADLDFDVTTGLRFHPIEILLSMFIKAGVIIILGAPAIAVLVFEVLLNATSMFNHGNVRLPRTFDRLLRWVVVTPEMHRVHHSWHPNETNSNFGFNLPWWDRLFGTYRDQPRDGHTGMTIGINLFRDPCVFR
- a CDS encoding metalloregulator ArsR/SmtB family transcription factor, with the translated sequence MSSERPASDPPNEACQSGYRQEVFDTLSQVGRALGNGNRLELLERLAQTEASVEVLAHGTGLSVANASQHLQHLRRAGLVTTRREGRQVVYRLTDTRIITLMTLMREIAETNLAEMERLVGKLFAGDDAGGALEPMSRHALRAALDSGEVTLLDVRPEEEYQAGHLPNAINVPIEKLEQMLERLPPDQEIVAYCRGPYCVLSHEAVQLLRRKGFRVRRYEEGYPEWKAAGLPVD
- a CDS encoding anti-sigma factor, with product MRENRLSCEELAEKLFAYLDADLDETTSAQIQRHLETCDACRSRVEFEKRLRTRVQESGTQQAPRQLHRRIKKILDRH
- a CDS encoding class I SAM-dependent methyltransferase, with the protein product MDAETYNQWYETPRGQWIAQREVELLLRGLQPHPGESLLDVGCGTGYFTRALASAIGGPTTGVDISPDMVAYARRRETASASYVLADARSLPYAAASFDLVVSIAALCFVEEERAAVQELVRVARRRVAMGLLNRRSVLWFRKGRNGGSGSYQGAHWHTTAEAAELFEGLPVKNVHVRTAVHLPGGGRLAQCAEPVWPQWLRTGAFVLVVADISRDSA
- the trxA gene encoding thioredoxin — protein: MTIDVSAQDFEQNVLGNDKPVLVDFWAPWCGPCKMVAPILDALEQGMGDRLTVAKVNVDDNQELAGQYGVRGIPTLMLFDNGDLIAQQTGVMNQAQITEWLNKHLSLGAAS
- the trxB gene encoding thioredoxin-disulfide reductase — translated: MSEARHQKLLILGSGPAGYTAAVYAARANLQPVLVTGMEMGGQLTTTTDVDNWPGDVEGLQGPDLMERMKAHAERFGTEIIFDHIHTVELGERPYRLSGDMGSYTCDALIIATGASAQYLGLESESTFAGKGVSACATCDGFFYRKQKVAVIGGGNTAVEEALYLSNIADHVTLVHRRDSLRAEKILQDKLIAKVAAGQISIQWNHTLDDILGDDSGVTGARLKSTGSGETTDIDVAGVFIAIGHKPNTGIFQGQLDMQNGYIRVKSGLDGDATATSVPGVFAAGDVMDHVYRQAVTSAGTGCMAALDAERYLDGLAHEPADASAASLEVTA
- a CDS encoding class II glutamine amidotransferase — translated: MCELLGMSARYPSALDTSLELFRPRGGQVGPHADGWGLAFFEGRTARIYKEPIPASESQCLEFLQGYGLQSDTVIAHIRKANPPGVGRAYANTHPFEREAEGRSWVFAHNGVLPGIQEYAPGRYLPMGDSDSEWAFCLLMEAIHDCITHTGRLGNIDQTLRCLEPVISGINALDEFNFLLGNGEHLFVHAHSELHMLSRHCRINGCDQQVRLIATKPLSDEPWQCLLPNTLLVLRAGEVVRERQTHGAPSAEAWQRRRDQEHQLLAYQREQGAVPHHGSRDQMRTPST
- a CDS encoding carboxymuconolactone decarboxylase family protein — translated: MYKDWTNNANELSKLLGEVQKGIPQVAKGFSSLARAATADGALSPAQKELMAIAISVAVRCEGCITFHAKAAVKHGASREELLETIGVGTYMGGGPSHVYGAQALDAFDQFAAA
- a CDS encoding MFS transporter, producing MSTTTVPREKTNVAILASSQALFLIAAITVMTLSGVVGQQLTPDPALATLPVALMQVGTLLATFPASMLMKRIGRRPGFLIGTTVGGAAGGGLAAIGVAQESFLLFSLGNLLLGIYQAFAMYYRFAAADCASDTFRSKAISLVMAGGVLAAIFGPWNANYGQALWGAHPEAGPYLIVMALAVVATVLIGLLQVPAASEPGGAKPQRGLPEIVTQSKFVVALLAAAIGYAVMILVMTATPLAMRQSGFEMGQAAFVMQWHVLGMFAPSFFTGSLIARFGVLNILLTGGVILLLSVAVAVSGDTLPQYWAALVLLGVGWNFLFIGGSTLLTETHTAEERGKVQGMNDLVVFGLVALGSLMAGALLHHLGWVGLNLTVLPFIAVTLLATAWLRFGTPKRAESLETKT
- a CDS encoding DsrE/DsrF/TusD sulfur relay family protein encodes the protein MHYLIILNDPPYGTERCYNGLRLAHTLIKQDKGNQVDVFLMADAVAGAKHGQKTPDGFYNVERMLRRVLAGDRGRILLCGTCMDARGITDDDVMDGSRRSTMDELGQITTDADKVLVF
- a CDS encoding metalloregulator ArsR/SmtB family transcription factor — its product is MQETASKRQLLQHLATAAKGLGHEYRLELLELVAQGERSVEALTHLTGLPLGTVSQHLQQLRRAGLVTTRKEGKYVYYSLSDDRVLALLNALREVAEANIAEMKHLLSAYYRDEPALEPVHADNLLARLRDDSVTLLDVRPPEEFEAGHIPGALNIPIEELEQRLGELDQGREVFAYCRGPYCALSVEAVRLLQSHGVRAVRLQEGYPEWKLGITDAQGSWD
- a CDS encoding cysteine desulfurase family protein; protein product: MSGPVYLDHNATTPVAPAVADAMAEALHCLYGNPSSAYAPGREAARRVGVARQQVADLVGASPKELIFTGCATEANNLALLGVAATRATPGHLVISAVEHPAVAEPARHLESQGWRLTVVSVDSRGQISADDVVAAVAEDTVLVSIMLANNEVGTLQPVREIAGRLQGRGVLMHTDAAQAVGKIPVQVDELGVDFLTLAGHKFRASKGVGALYVRTGAPVQRILHGAGHEQGLRPGTENVPAIIGLGVAAELAGEHLASSPNRLQERRDTLHRMLATGVADLALNGHPDQRLPNTLNVSFPGVTGQALLETVGDTVFASVGSACHSGTSAPSGVLGAMGLDTARASGAVRLSVGWDTAENELQCAAEALVRAWQTQQRSEKGSASIY